The following proteins are co-located in the Mus pahari chromosome 14, PAHARI_EIJ_v1.1, whole genome shotgun sequence genome:
- the Mybbp1a gene encoding myb-binding protein 1A → MAEMKSPTKAEPASPAEAAQDDRRNLLEHSREFLDFFWDIAKPDQETRLRATEKLLDYLRTRPSDSEMKYALKRLITGLGVGREAARPCYSLALAQLLQSFEDIPLCDILGQIQEKYSLQAMNKAMMRPTLFANLFGVLALFQSGRLAKDKEALMKSVKLLKILSQHHNHLQGQPIKALVDILSEVPESMFQEILPTVLKGDMKVILGSPKYLELFLLAKRRIPTKLESLIGSVDLFSEDNIPSLVNVLKVAANSAKKEHKLPNVALDLLRLALKENKLELFWKKVLEEGLLKTPSWTSSYMCFRLLGASLPLLSEEQLQMVMRGDLIRHFGENMVVSKPQNLFKIIPEISTYVGTFLEGCQDDPKRQFTMIVAFTTITNQGLPVMPTFWRVTRFLNAEALQSYVAWLRDMFLQPDLDSLVDFSTTNQKRTQDASLNVPERTVFRLRKWIIHRLVSLVDHLHLEKDEAVVEQIARFCLFHAFFKTKKATPQIPETKQHFSFPLDDHTRGVIVSAFFSLLQTLNVKFRQTPDLAENGKPWTYRLVQLADMLLNHNRNVTSATPLTTPQRQAWDQMMSTLKELEARSSETKAIAFQHLLLLVGLHIFKSPAESCDVLGDIQTCIKKSMEQNPRRPRSRAKASQEPVWVEVMVEILLSLLAQPSNLMRQVVRSVFGHICSHLTPRGLQLILAVLNPVTNEDEDDNVVVTDEKQLKHGEDKDSDSEDNKNSESDMDSEDGEESEEEDRDKDVDPGFRQQLMEVLQAGNALGGVDNEDDEEELGDEAMMALDQNLASLFKEQKMRIQARNEEKNKLQKEKKLRRDFQIRALDLIEVLVTKQPEHPLILELLEPLLNMIQHSMRSRGSTKQEQDLLHKTARIFMHHLCRARRYCHEVGSGAEALHAQVERLVQQAGSQADSSVALYYFNASLYLLRVLKGNTTKRHQDGQKLNGADTQPEPKDSEDQTANCLDLDFVTRVYSASLESLLTKRNSSLTVPMFLSLFSRYPVICKNLLPILVQHVAGPSRPRHQAQACLMLQKTLSARELRVCFEDPEWEQLITQLLGKATQTLQTLGEAQSKGEHQRELSILELLNTLFRTVNHEKLSVDLTAPLGVLQSKQQRLQQSLQQGNHSSGSNRLYDHYWQAMRMLGVQRPKSEKKNAKDIPSDTQSPVSTKRKKKGFLPETKKRKKLKSEGTTPEKNAASQQDAVTEGAMPATTGTDQPPSTGKKKRKRVKASTPSQVNGMTVAKSLAPSNPTLSPSTPAKTPKLQKKKEKLSQVNGSTPVSPIEPESKKHHQKALEAIRKSPLSALPKKRARLSLLSRSPSLLQSGLKRRRVASRRAQTP, encoded by the exons ATGGCGGAGATGAAGAGCCCCACGAAAGCTGAGCCTGCGTCTCCCGCAGAAGCGGCGCAAGACGACCGCCGCAACCTGTTGGAGCACAGCCGCGAGTTCTTGGACTTCTTCTGGGACATCGCGAAGCCGGATCAGGAAACGCGGCTCCGGGCCACGGAGAAGTTGTTGGACTACTTGCGCACAAGGCCGAGT GATTCGGAGATGAAATATGCCCTGAAGCGCCTAATCACTGGGCTTGGGGTGGGCCGAGAAGCTGCTAGGCCCTGCTACAGCCTGGCGCTGGCACAG CTGTTGCAGTCTTTTGAAGACATCCCATTGTGTGACATCCTGGGTCAGATACAAGAAAAATATAGTCTGCAAGCCATGAACAAG GCAATGATGAGGCCCACTCTCTTTGCAAACCTGTTTGGAGTGTTAGCCCTCTTTCAGTCAGGCCGCCTAGCGAAG GACAAAGAGGCCCTGATGAAGTCCGTGAAATTGCTGAAGATCCTGTCCCAACACCACAACCACTTACAGGGACAACCAATAAAGGCTCTGGTGGACATCCTCTCTGAG GTCCCAGAGTCCATGTTCCAGGAGATCCTGCCAACGGTCCTCAAGGGTGACATGAAAGTGATCCTCGGATCTCCCAAGTACTTGGAGCTCTTCCTCCTGGCTAAGCGGAGGATACCAACAAAGCTCGAGTCTCTCATCGGCTCGGTTGACCTGTTCTCAGAAGACAATATTCCCAG TCTGGTGAACGTCCTGAAGGTGGCAGCCAACTCTGCCAAGAAGGAACACAAGCTTCCTAATGTGGCTCTGGACCTGCTTCGCCTGGCACTTAAGGAGAACAAACTTGAACTGTTCTGGAAGAAGGTTTTAGAGGAGGGGCTGCTGAAGACTCCATCCTGGACATCCAG CTACATGTGTTTCCGCCTACTGGGTGCATCTCTGCCACTTCTGTCAGAGGAGCAGTTGCAGATGGTGATGCGAGGAGACTTGATCCGCCATTTTGGGGAGAACATGGTTGTCTCTAAG CCCCAAAACCTATTTAAGATCATCCCAGAGATAAGTACATACGTGGGTACCTTCCTAGAGGGCTGCCAGGATGACCCTAAGCGGCAGTTTACTATGATAGTGGCCTTTACAACCATCACCAATCAAGGCCTCCCTGTCATGCCTACCTTCTGGCGTGTCACACGCTTTTTGAATGCTGAAGCCCTGCAGAGCTATGTGGCCTGGTTGCGGGACATGTTCCTGCAGCCTGACCTGGACTCCTTGGTTGACTTCAGCACTACCAACCAGAAGAGAACTCAGGACGCCTCGCTGAATGT gCCTGAGCGAACTGTATTCCGGCTCCGGAAGTGGATCATCCACCGCCTGGTCAGCCTTGTGGATCATCTGCATCTGGAGAAGGATGAAGCTGTGGTTGAGCAAATAGCCAG GTTTTGCTTGTTCCATGCATTCTTTAAGACGAAGAAGGCTACGCCCCAGATCCCAGAGACAAAGCAGCACTTCTCCTTCCCTTTGGACGACCACACCCGTGGGGTCATTGTCAGTGCCTTCTTCAG CCTACTGCAGACCCTCAATGTGAAGTTCAGGCAGACACCAGACCTGGCTGAAAATGGGAAGCCCTGGACTTACCGCCTGGTGCAATTGGCAGACATGCTGTTGAACCATAACCGCAACGTAACCAGTGCGACACCCTTGACAACACCGCAGCGTCAGGCCTGGGACCA gatGATGAGTACTCTGAAGGAACTAGAGGCCCGTTCCTCCGAGACCAAGGCCATTGCCTTCCAGCACCTGCTGCTTCTGGTGGGCCTTCACATCTTCAAG TCCCCTGCAGAAAGCTGTGATGTCCTAGGAGACATTCAGACTTGCATCAAGAAAAGCATGGAGCAGAATCCCCGCCGACCACGCTCTAGAGCCAAAG CCTCCCAGGAGCCAGTGTGGGTGGAGGTGATGGTGGAGATCTTGCTGTCCTTGCTGGCTCAGCCCAGCAACTTGATGCGCCAGGTGGTCCGGAGTGTATTTGGTCATATCTGTTCCCACCTTACTCCCCGTGGTCTGCAGCTAATCCTGGCT GTGCTCAACCCTGTGACaaatgaggatgaggatgacAATGTGGTGGTCACTGATGAGAAGCAGCTGAAGCATGGAGAG GACAAAGACTCAGATAGTGAGGACAATAAGAACTCAGAGAGTGACATGGATAGTGAGGATGGGGAAGAAAGTGAAGAGGAGGACCGTGATAAGGATGTCGACCCAGGCTTCCGTCAACAGCTGATGGAAGTGTTACAAGCTGGGAATGCACTG GGTGGAGTGGACAATGAGGACGACGAGGAGGAGCTTGGGGACGAGGCCATGATGGCCCTGGACCAGAACCTGGCCAGCCTATTTAAAGAGCAGAAGATGCGCATCCAGGCCCGGAATGAGGAGAAAAACAAGCTGCAGAAGGAGAAGAAGCTCCGACGGGACTTCCAGATCAGG GCACTAGACCTGATCGAGGTGCTGGTGACCAAGCAGCCTGAGCACCCCCTGATCCTGGAATTACTTGAGCCACTGCTGAACATGATCCAGCATAGCATGCGCAGCAGAGGCTCCACCAAGCAGGAGCAGGACCTCCTGCACAAGACCGCCCGCATCTTCAT GCACCACCTGTGTCGTGCCCGCCGCTACTGCCACGAGGTGGGGTCGGGTGCAGAGGCTCTGCATGCCCAGGTAGAGAGGCTTGTGCAGCAGGCTGGCAGCCAGGCTGACAGCTCTGTCGCCCTGTACTACTTCAATGCCTCTCTGTACCTGCTGCGAGTCCTCAAGGGCAACACCACTAAGAGGCACCAAGACGGTCAAAAGTTAAACGGAGCTGACACCCAGCCTGAGCCCAAGGACTCAGAG GACCAGACTGCTAACTGCTTAGACTTGGACTTTGTGACCCGGGTGTATTCAGCATCATTGGAATCTCTTCTGACCAAGCGTAACAGCTCACTTACGGTCCCCATGttcctcagcctcttctccagaTACCCA GTTATCTGTAAGAACCTGCTTCCCATCCTGGTTCAGCATGTGGCTGGTCCATCTCGGCCCCGCCATCAG GCCCAGGCATGCCTGATGCTCCAGAAGACTCTGTCTGCACGGGAGCTGAGAGTCTGTTTTGAGGATCCTGAGTGGGAGCAGCTGATTACCCAACTCTTGGGAAAGGCCACCCAG ACCCTGCAGACTCTTGGGGAGGCACAGAGCAAGGGGGAGCACCAGAGGGAGCTATCCATCTTGGAGCTGCTGAACACTCTCTTCAGGACAGTCAATCACGAG AAGCTGTCTGTGGACCTCACTGCTCCCTTGGGCGTGCTTCAGAGCAAGCAACAGAGGCTACAGCAAAGCCTGCAGCAGGGGAATCACTCGTCTGGCTCTAATCGCCTCTATGATCACTACTGGCAGGCCATGAGGATGCTAGGAGTCCA ACGTCCAAAGTCAGAAAAGAAGAATGCCAAGGATATTCCTAGTGACACCCAGAGCCCCGTTAGCACAAAGCGGAAGAAGAAGGGATTCTTGCCAGAGACCAAGAAGCGAAAGAAACTTAAATCTGAGGGCACCACACCTGAAAAGAATGCTGCGTCACAGCAGGATGCAGTGACAGAGGGTGCCATGCCTGCTACCACTGGTACAGACCAGCCCCCCAGTACaggcaagaagaaaaggaagagggtgaAGGCCAGCACCCCATCCCAGGTGAACGGGATGACTGTGGCCAAGAGTCTGGCTCCCAGTAACCCCACCCTAAGCCCCAGCACCCCTGCTAAGACCCCAAAActgcagaagaaaaaagagaagctgTCACAAGTGAATGGATCCACTCCTGTGTCCCCCATAGAGCCTGAAAGCAAAAAGCATCATCAGAAGGCTCTCGAGGCCATAAGAAAGTCCCCCCTGTCTGCCCTGCCAAAGAAAAGAGCAAGGCTGTCCCTGCTGAGCAGGAGCCCCAGCCTGCTACAGAGTGGGCTCAAGAGGAGGAGAGTGGCCAGCAGGAGAGCCCAGACACCTTGA
- the Ggt6 gene encoding glutathione hydrolase 6 — protein sequence MDATTGPVHYQKLQLWEPGMEEEEEEEEEEEIAEPLVLSLRRLQNTPWNEVGGLPGAWARLLAGLLLLAVSSSLALRQLHSRDSPKGNLGSVAPPASRHSHHPGVYHHSAIISPAATCSQLGQELLVAGGNVVDAGVGAALCLTVVHPHATGLGATFWGLFYNSSSGNSTALTAGPTQLLAPGLGLPTGLPALHLLHAHFGRLPWPHLLAKPAMLAEKGFEIDAPLASALAVQGTKGLCPLFCHTNGTPLGLGARATNPNLAAVLRSAALASSPDLAGKALLNLLVRDLGLELPSAQPMPSLEPALQLLLPQGVLFTTPGPSAGPELVELLESTLHSRTPSSAPCPSFLQTAETPVSSALATVDSNGSMLLLISSINSSFGSGHLSPSTGVLLSNLEASPAPSAWACPLILRSSLDDTEADMLGLVASGIPRGAKAMTCSLLNRLATPQIPQQPQHQRPTESPGICGQGALLQAVVHAEHAHVSSVPSGCCPFQGY from the exons ATGGATGCCACCACAGGGCCTGTGCACTACCAAAAGCTACAACTCTGGGAGCCtggcatggaggaggaggaggaggaggaagaagaggaagagatagcAGAGCCACTGGTCCTCTCCCTTAGGAGACTCCAAAATACCCCCTG GAACGAGGTTGGTGGGTTGCCAGGAGCCTGGGCCCGCCTGCTGGCAGGCTTGTTGCTGCTGGCTGTTAGCAGCTCCCTGGCTCTGAGGCAGCTGCACAGTAGGGACAGCCCAAAAGGAAACTTGGGCTCTGTGGCCCCTCCAGCCAGCAGACACTCCCATCACcctggtgtgtaccaccacagcgCCATTATCAGCCCTGCAG CCACATGTTCCCAACTGGGTCAAGAGTTGCTTGTCGCTGGGGGCAATGTCGTGGATGCTGGAGTTGGAGCAGCTTTGTGTCTGACGGTGGTACATCCGCATGCAACAGGGTTAG GTGCCACATTCTGGGGTCTCTTCTACAACAGCTCCTCGGGAAACTCAACTGCCCTGACAGCAGGCCCAACCCAACTCCTGGCCCCCGGCCTGGGGCTGCCCACGGGTCTGCCTGCCCTGCATTTGCTTCATGCCCACTTCGGCCGCCTGCCCTGGCCACACCTGCTGGCCAAGCCTGCCATGCTGGCAGAAAAGGGTTTTGAGATAGATGCACCCCTGGCAAGCGCACTAGCGGTCCAGGGCACAAAGGGGCTCTGTCCACTGTTTTGCCATACCAATGGAACCCCACTGGGCCTTGGGGCTCGGGCCACCAACCCCAACCTGGCAGCTGTATTGCGCAGCGCAGCCCTGGCCTCCAGCCCAGATCTCGCTGGAAAGGCCTTGCTGAACCTGCTGGTGAGAGACCTGGGGTTAGAGTTACCCTCTGCTCAGCCCATGCCTTCCTTAGAGCCTGCGCTGCAGCTTCTTCTGCCTCAGGGGGTCCTGTTCACGACTCCTGGTCCCTCAGCAGGCCCAGAACTTGTGGAACTGCTGGAGTCTACTCTTCACTCCAGGACACCCAGCTCTGCTCCCTGCCCATCATTCCTGCAAACTGCTGAAACCCCTGTGAGCAGTGCCCTGGCCACCGTGGACAGCAACGGCTCCATGCTCCTCCTCATCTCCTCGATCAACAGCTCCTTTGGTTCTGGACATCTGTCCCCAAGTACTGGTGTTCTGCTCAgcaacctggaagccagccctgcACCTAGTGCCTGGGCCTGTCCACTCATCCTCCGTAGCAGCCTGGATGACACAGAAGCCGATATGTTGGGGCTGGTGGCTTCAGGGATCCCCAGAGGGGCCAAAGCCATGACTTGTTCCCTGCTCAATCGTCTGGCAACGCCCCAAATCCCACAGCAGCCCCAGCATCAAAGACCCACAGAGAGCCCTGGCATATGTGGCCAAGGGGCCCTACTGCAGGCAGTAGTCCATGCAGAACACGCCCATGTCTCCAGTGTCCCCAGTGGCTGCTGCCCCTTTCAGGGGTACTAA